The Mycolicibacterium hassiacum DSM 44199 genome includes a window with the following:
- a CDS encoding ABC transporter permease produces MTTLAQVPRRIDWPWLLLAVIVLIALAVPALAGEQVADFAAGLRPPGPGNPLGTDHFGYDLAVRSAAALRISLLVAAVCAVVATVLGLLVGTAAALAGGWVDAVVMRAVDGFNALPHLVVGIVIAAMWRGAPLAIIASIALTHWPAVARVVRAELLAATGAGWIETARLAGASRWFIARHHLLPAVTGQALVAMVMLLPHAVWHESTLSFLGVGFSPDRASLGTLLGQARGDVLTGAWWTLAVPAAALVVTALTFAAAGTRLQRRIEPPAGRVW; encoded by the coding sequence GTGACCACGCTTGCGCAGGTACCCCGCCGCATCGACTGGCCCTGGCTGCTGCTGGCGGTCATCGTGCTGATCGCGCTCGCCGTCCCGGCGCTGGCCGGTGAACAGGTCGCCGACTTCGCCGCCGGGTTGCGCCCACCCGGTCCGGGCAATCCGCTGGGGACCGACCACTTCGGGTACGACCTGGCCGTGCGGAGCGCGGCGGCGCTACGGATCTCGCTGCTGGTCGCCGCGGTGTGCGCGGTGGTGGCCACCGTGCTGGGCCTGCTCGTCGGTACGGCCGCCGCGCTGGCCGGCGGCTGGGTCGACGCGGTGGTGATGCGCGCCGTCGACGGTTTCAACGCCCTGCCGCATCTGGTGGTCGGCATCGTGATCGCCGCTATGTGGCGCGGCGCGCCGCTGGCCATCATCGCCTCCATCGCGTTGACCCACTGGCCCGCGGTGGCCCGGGTGGTGCGCGCCGAGCTGCTCGCCGCCACCGGTGCGGGCTGGATCGAGACGGCGCGGCTGGCCGGGGCATCGCGCTGGTTCATCGCCCGCCACCACCTGCTGCCCGCGGTGACCGGGCAGGCTTTGGTCGCCATGGTGATGCTGTTGCCGCACGCGGTCTGGCACGAATCCACGCTGTCGTTCCTCGGGGTCGGTTTCTCCCCGGACCGGGCCAGCCTGGGCACCTTGCTCGGCCAGGCCCGCGGCGACGTGCTCACCGGGGCGTGGTGGACGCTGGCGGTGCCCGCGGCGGCGCTGGTCGTCACCGCGCTGACCTTCGCCGCCGCCGGCACCCGGCTGCAGCGGCGGATCGAGCCGCCCGCGGGGAGGGTGTGGTGA
- a CDS encoding 3-hydroxybutyryl-CoA dehydrogenase, whose translation MGSGIAEVAAKAGADVLVYEPAEQFLEAGRKRITESLERAAAKGKLSEADRDAALARLTYTTNLADFADRQLVIEAVVEDEKVKTEIFAELDRIVTDPDAVLASNTSSIPIMKIAAATKNPSRVLGLHFFNPVPVLPLVELVNTLVTSEAALARTERFAGEKLGKKVVRCADRSGFIVNALLVPYLLSAIRMVEAGVASVEDIDTAVVAGLSHPMGPLRLSDLIGLDTMKLIADSMYDEYKDPSYAAPPLLLRMVEAGQLGKKSGKGFYTY comes from the coding sequence ATGGGCAGCGGCATCGCCGAGGTGGCCGCGAAGGCGGGGGCCGACGTCCTCGTCTACGAGCCGGCCGAACAGTTCCTCGAGGCGGGCCGCAAGCGCATCACCGAATCGCTCGAACGCGCGGCCGCCAAGGGCAAGTTGTCGGAGGCCGACCGGGACGCGGCCCTGGCGCGGCTGACCTACACGACCAATCTCGCGGACTTCGCCGACCGCCAGCTGGTCATCGAAGCCGTCGTCGAGGACGAGAAGGTCAAGACCGAGATCTTCGCCGAGCTCGACCGCATCGTCACCGACCCGGACGCGGTGCTGGCGTCGAACACCTCGTCCATCCCGATCATGAAAATCGCTGCGGCGACGAAGAATCCGAGCCGGGTGCTGGGTCTGCACTTCTTCAACCCGGTGCCGGTGCTGCCGCTGGTCGAGCTGGTCAACACGCTGGTGACCTCGGAGGCTGCGCTGGCGCGCACCGAGCGGTTCGCCGGCGAGAAGCTGGGCAAGAAGGTGGTGCGCTGCGCCGACCGGTCCGGCTTCATCGTCAACGCGCTGCTGGTGCCCTACCTGCTGTCGGCGATCCGGATGGTCGAGGCGGGCGTGGCCAGCGTCGAGGACATCGACACCGCGGTGGTGGCGGGGTTGTCGCACCCGATGGGCCCGCTGCGGCTGAGCGACCTCATCGGCCTGGACACCATGAAGCTGATCGCCGACTCGATGTACGACGAGTACAAAGACCCGAGCTACGCGGCCCCGCCGCTGCTGCTGCGCATGGTCGAGGCCGGCCAGCTCGGCAAGAAGTCGGGTAAGGGCTTCTACACCTACTGA
- the aceA gene encoding isocitrate lyase, with protein sequence MSNVGKPRTAEEIQRDWDTNPRWKNTKRDYTAADVVALQGTVVEEHTLARRGAEILWNQLHDLEFINALGALTGNQAVQQVRAGLKAIYLSGWQVAGDANLAFQTYPDQSLYPANSVPQVVRRINNALMRADQIAKVEGDTSVENWLVPIVADAEAGFGGALNVYELQKAMIAAGAAGTHWEDQLASEKKCGHLGGKVLIPTQQHIRTLTAARLAADVADVPTVIIARTDAEAATLITSDVDERDKPFITGERTKEGFYRVKNGIEPCIARAKAYAPYADLIWMETGTPDLEVARKFAEAVKAEYPDQMLAYNCSPSFNWKKHLDDATIARFQKELAAMGFKFQFITLAGFHALNYSMFDLAYGYARNQMTAYVELQEREFAAEERGYTATKHQREVGAGYFDRIATTVDPNSSTTALKGSTEEAQFH encoded by the coding sequence ATGTCAAACGTTGGCAAACCGCGCACCGCCGAAGAGATCCAGCGCGACTGGGACACCAACCCGCGGTGGAAGAACACCAAGCGCGACTACACCGCCGCCGACGTGGTGGCGCTGCAGGGCACTGTGGTAGAGGAGCACACCCTCGCGCGCCGGGGTGCGGAGATCCTGTGGAACCAGCTGCACGACCTGGAGTTCATCAACGCGCTGGGCGCGTTGACCGGTAACCAGGCCGTCCAGCAGGTGCGCGCCGGCCTGAAGGCCATCTACCTGTCGGGTTGGCAGGTCGCCGGTGACGCGAACCTGGCGTTCCAGACCTACCCGGACCAGAGCCTGTATCCGGCCAACTCGGTGCCGCAGGTGGTGCGCCGGATCAACAACGCGCTGATGCGCGCCGATCAGATCGCCAAGGTCGAGGGTGACACCTCGGTGGAGAACTGGCTGGTGCCGATCGTCGCCGACGCCGAGGCCGGTTTCGGTGGTGCGCTCAACGTCTACGAGCTGCAGAAGGCGATGATCGCCGCGGGTGCCGCCGGTACCCACTGGGAGGACCAGCTGGCCTCGGAGAAGAAGTGCGGCCACCTGGGCGGCAAGGTGCTGATCCCGACCCAGCAGCACATCCGCACCCTGACCGCGGCCCGGCTGGCGGCCGACGTCGCCGACGTCCCGACCGTGATCATCGCCCGCACCGATGCCGAGGCGGCCACCCTGATCACCTCCGACGTCGACGAGCGCGACAAGCCGTTCATCACCGGCGAGCGCACCAAGGAAGGCTTCTACCGGGTCAAGAACGGCATCGAGCCGTGCATCGCCCGTGCCAAGGCCTACGCGCCGTACGCCGACCTGATCTGGATGGAGACCGGTACCCCGGACCTCGAGGTCGCGCGGAAGTTCGCCGAGGCGGTCAAGGCCGAGTACCCGGACCAGATGCTGGCCTACAACTGCTCGCCGTCGTTCAACTGGAAGAAGCACCTCGACGATGCGACCATCGCCCGGTTCCAGAAGGAGCTCGCCGCGATGGGCTTCAAGTTCCAGTTCATCACGCTGGCCGGCTTCCACGCGCTGAACTACTCGATGTTCGATCTGGCCTACGGGTACGCCCGCAACCAGATGACCGCCTATGTCGAGCTGCAGGAGCGCGAGTTCGCCGCCGAGGAGCGCGGTTACACCGCCACCAAGCACCAGCGCGAGGTGGGTGCCGGCTACTTCGACCGGATCGCCACCACCGTCGACCCGAACAGCTCGACCACCGCGCTGAAGGGCTCGACCGAAGAGGCCCAGTTCCACTGA
- a CDS encoding ABC transporter ATP-binding protein gives MSAHLLQAARIRVTFDGRTALDGVDLSVRTGEVIGVTGASGSGKTTLLRVLAGLHAPDAGAVLYDGEAHRPTGSVALVAQHPRQVCNPRWTLRRIVTEPAAIRRAPADPEVLAERVGLDEALLDRHPGQVSDGQLQRACLARVLVQRPRFVLCDEPTAMLDPIAAADVVALLRGLARDAGLVVVSHDAAVVEALSDRVVRLSSGRLTSTEGPGVADRHRGRAIRVGP, from the coding sequence ATGAGTGCCCACCTACTGCAGGCCGCCCGGATCCGGGTGACGTTCGACGGCCGCACGGCGCTCGACGGGGTGGACCTGTCGGTGCGCACCGGCGAGGTGATCGGGGTGACCGGTGCGTCCGGTAGCGGCAAGACCACACTGCTGCGGGTGCTGGCCGGCCTGCATGCCCCCGACGCCGGGGCGGTGCTGTACGACGGGGAGGCCCACCGGCCGACCGGATCGGTCGCTTTGGTGGCCCAGCACCCCCGGCAGGTGTGCAACCCGCGCTGGACGCTGCGGCGCATTGTCACCGAACCCGCGGCGATCCGCCGCGCACCCGCCGATCCGGAGGTGCTCGCCGAGCGGGTCGGCCTCGACGAGGCCCTACTGGACCGCCATCCCGGCCAGGTCAGCGACGGACAGCTGCAGCGCGCCTGTCTGGCCCGCGTGCTGGTGCAGCGGCCCCGGTTCGTGCTGTGCGACGAACCCACCGCGATGCTCGACCCGATCGCCGCCGCCGATGTGGTGGCGCTGCTGCGCGGGCTCGCCCGCGATGCCGGGCTGGTGGTGGTGAGCCATGACGCCGCGGTGGTCGAGGCGCTCAGCGACCGGGTGGTCCGGCTGTCGTCCGGGCGCCTGACAAGTACGGAGGGCCCCGGTGTTGCCGACCGGCACCGGGGGCGGGCCATTAGGGTGGGACCGTGA
- the lpdA gene encoding dihydrolipoyl dehydrogenase, translating into MTHYDVVVLGAGPGGYVAAIRSAQLGLNTAIVEPKYWGGVCLNVGCIPSKALLRNAELAHIVTKEAKTFGIGGDVTLDYGAAFDRSRKVAEGRVAGVHYLMKKNKITEIHGYGRFRDANTLDVELNEGGTQTVTFTNAIIATGSSTRLVPGTKLSENVVTYEKQILSRELPGSIVIAGAGAIGMEFGYVLANYGVDVTIVEFLPRALPNEDAEVSKEIEKAFKKLGIKIRTGTKVESITDNGSEVVVEVSKDGRGEALRADRVLQAIGFAPNVEGYGLENTGVALTDRGAIAIDDHMRTSVPHIYAIGDVTAKLQLAHVAEAQAVVAAETIAGAETLTLGDYRMMPRATFCQPQVASFGLTEQQARDEGYDVKVAKFPFTANGKAHGMGAPGGFVKVIADGKYGELLGGHMIGHDVSELLPELTLAQKWDLTVNELARNVHTHPTLSEALQECFHGLAGHMINF; encoded by the coding sequence GTGACTCACTATGACGTCGTCGTGCTGGGAGCGGGCCCCGGTGGGTACGTCGCGGCCATCCGCTCCGCCCAGCTGGGGCTGAACACCGCCATCGTCGAACCCAAGTACTGGGGCGGCGTGTGTCTCAACGTCGGGTGCATCCCGTCGAAGGCGTTGCTGCGCAACGCCGAACTGGCCCACATCGTCACCAAAGAGGCCAAGACGTTCGGCATCGGCGGAGACGTCACCCTGGACTACGGGGCGGCGTTCGACCGCAGCCGCAAGGTGGCCGAGGGCCGGGTCGCCGGTGTGCACTACCTGATGAAGAAGAACAAGATCACCGAGATCCACGGCTACGGCCGGTTCCGCGACGCCAACACCCTCGATGTCGAGCTCAACGAGGGCGGCACCCAGACCGTCACGTTCACCAACGCGATCATCGCCACCGGCAGCAGCACCCGGCTGGTGCCCGGCACCAAGCTCAGCGAGAACGTCGTCACCTACGAGAAGCAGATCCTGTCCCGGGAGCTGCCGGGCTCGATCGTGATCGCCGGTGCGGGGGCGATCGGCATGGAGTTCGGCTACGTGCTGGCCAACTACGGCGTCGACGTCACCATCGTCGAGTTCCTGCCGCGCGCCCTGCCGAACGAGGACGCCGAGGTGTCCAAGGAGATCGAGAAGGCGTTCAAGAAGCTCGGCATCAAGATCCGCACCGGCACCAAGGTGGAGTCCATCACCGACAACGGCTCCGAGGTCGTCGTCGAGGTCAGCAAGGACGGCAGGGGCGAGGCCCTGCGGGCCGACCGGGTGCTGCAGGCCATCGGGTTCGCCCCCAACGTCGAGGGCTACGGCCTGGAGAACACCGGCGTGGCGCTCACCGATCGCGGCGCGATCGCCATCGACGACCACATGCGCACCTCGGTGCCGCACATCTACGCGATCGGTGACGTCACCGCCAAACTCCAGCTCGCCCACGTCGCCGAGGCCCAGGCCGTTGTCGCCGCCGAGACGATCGCCGGTGCGGAGACCCTGACGCTCGGCGACTACCGGATGATGCCGCGCGCGACGTTCTGCCAGCCGCAGGTGGCCAGCTTCGGGCTGACCGAGCAGCAGGCCCGCGACGAGGGCTATGACGTCAAGGTCGCGAAGTTCCCGTTCACCGCCAACGGCAAGGCCCACGGGATGGGCGCTCCGGGCGGGTTCGTGAAGGTGATCGCCGACGGCAAGTACGGCGAACTGCTCGGCGGGCACATGATCGGCCACGACGTCTCGGAGCTGCTGCCCGAGCTGACCCTGGCCCAGAAGTGGGACCTGACGGTCAACGAGCTGGCCCGTAACGTGCACACCCATCCGACGCTGTCGGAGGCACTGCAGGAGTGCTTCCACGGCCTGGCCGGACACATGATCAACTTTTGA
- a CDS encoding acyl-[acyl-carrier-protein] thioesterase, whose protein sequence is MAGDAGSTGLAKVMMPVPDPHPDVFDVEWPLRVADVDRTGRLKFDAATRHIQDVGADQLREMGFQETHPLWIVRRTMIDMIRPIEFQDMLRLRRWCSGTSNRWCEMRVRIDGRKGGLVESEAFWININRETQGPARISDDFLEGLRRTTDVDRLRWKPYLTAGGRDDADEVREFPVRVSDIDIFDHMNNSVYWAVVEDYLYRHPDQLRFPLRVTIEHDAAVALGDKLEILTHVHPPGSTDKFGPELADRTVTTLTYVVGEETKAVAALFAL, encoded by the coding sequence ATGGCGGGCGACGCGGGCAGCACCGGATTGGCGAAGGTGATGATGCCGGTCCCCGATCCGCATCCCGACGTGTTCGACGTGGAGTGGCCGCTGCGGGTGGCCGACGTGGACCGCACCGGCCGGCTCAAGTTCGACGCGGCGACCCGGCACATCCAGGACGTCGGCGCCGATCAGCTGCGCGAGATGGGCTTCCAGGAGACCCATCCGCTGTGGATCGTGCGGCGCACCATGATCGACATGATCCGCCCGATCGAGTTCCAGGACATGCTGCGGCTGCGGCGCTGGTGTTCGGGCACCTCCAACCGGTGGTGCGAGATGCGGGTGCGCATCGACGGGCGCAAGGGCGGGCTGGTCGAGTCCGAGGCGTTCTGGATCAACATCAACCGCGAGACCCAGGGCCCGGCCCGCATCTCCGACGACTTCCTCGAGGGGCTGCGCCGCACCACCGACGTCGACCGGCTGCGGTGGAAGCCGTACCTGACCGCGGGCGGCCGCGACGACGCCGACGAGGTCCGCGAGTTCCCGGTCCGGGTCAGCGACATCGACATCTTCGACCACATGAACAACTCGGTGTACTGGGCCGTGGTCGAGGACTACCTGTACCGCCACCCGGATCAGCTGCGCTTCCCGCTGCGGGTGACCATCGAACACGACGCCGCGGTGGCGCTGGGCGACAAACTGGAGATCCTCACCCACGTCCATCCGCCCGGATCGACCGACAAATTCGGTCCGGAACTGGCCGACCGCACTGTTACAACGCTCACATACGTGGTCGGCGAGGAGACCAAAGCGGTCGCCGCGCTGTTCGCGCTCTGA
- the ramB gene encoding acetate metabolism transcriptional regulator RamB: MAKTFVGSRVRQLRTERGFSQAALAQMLGISPSYLNQIEHDVRPLTVPVLLRITEVFGVDATFFSTEDDTRLIAELREVTMDRDVDVDVDLAEVADMVNTHPALARAMVNLHRRYRMATTQLAALTEGRYSDAGGLGAGAGQITMPHEEVRDYFYERQNYLHELDTAAEDFTIRMGMHRAELSRQLADRLTMVHGVHIVRRSDLGESVLHRFHPETRTLEISNHLSSGQTVFRMAAELAYLEFGDLIDKLVDEGRFTSEESTKLARLGLANYFAAATVLPYRQFHATAEEFRYDVERLSAHYMVSYETIAHRLSTLQRPSLRGVPLSFVRVDRAGNMSKRQSATGFHFSASGGTCPLWNVYETFAYPGKIMVQIAQMPDGRNYMWVARTVERRARRYGQPSKTFAIGLGCELRHAHRLVYSEGLDLSGENATPIGAGCRVCERDDCPQRAFPPIGRALDLDEHRSTVSPYLVRKS; encoded by the coding sequence GTGGCGAAAACGTTCGTGGGCTCACGAGTTCGTCAGCTCCGCACGGAACGCGGTTTCAGCCAGGCCGCACTCGCCCAGATGCTGGGCATCTCGCCGAGCTACCTCAACCAGATCGAGCACGACGTCCGCCCGCTGACGGTGCCCGTGCTGCTGCGCATCACCGAGGTGTTCGGGGTCGACGCGACGTTCTTCTCCACCGAGGACGACACCCGGCTGATCGCCGAACTGCGCGAGGTCACCATGGACCGCGACGTCGACGTCGACGTCGACCTGGCAGAGGTGGCCGACATGGTCAACACGCATCCGGCGCTGGCCCGCGCGATGGTCAACCTGCACCGGCGCTACCGGATGGCCACCACCCAACTGGCCGCGCTGACCGAGGGCCGCTACTCCGACGCCGGCGGCCTGGGCGCGGGCGCGGGGCAGATCACCATGCCGCACGAGGAGGTCCGCGACTACTTCTACGAGCGGCAGAATTACCTGCACGAACTCGACACCGCCGCCGAGGATTTCACCATCCGCATGGGCATGCACCGGGCCGAGCTGAGCCGTCAGCTGGCCGACCGGTTGACCATGGTGCACGGCGTGCACATCGTGCGGCGCAGCGACCTCGGCGAGTCGGTGCTGCACCGCTTCCACCCGGAGACCAGGACCCTGGAGATCAGCAACCACCTGTCGTCCGGGCAGACGGTGTTCCGGATGGCCGCCGAGCTGGCCTACCTGGAGTTCGGCGATCTGATCGACAAGCTCGTCGACGAGGGCCGATTCACCAGCGAGGAGTCGACGAAGCTGGCCCGGCTCGGGCTGGCCAACTACTTCGCGGCCGCAACGGTGTTGCCGTACCGGCAGTTTCACGCCACCGCCGAGGAGTTCCGCTACGACGTCGAGCGGCTCTCGGCGCACTACATGGTGTCCTACGAGACCATCGCGCATCGGCTGTCGACCCTGCAGCGGCCGTCGCTGCGCGGGGTGCCGCTGTCGTTCGTCCGCGTCGACCGCGCGGGCAACATGTCGAAACGCCAGTCCGCCACCGGTTTTCACTTCTCCGCGTCCGGCGGCACCTGCCCGCTGTGGAATGTGTACGAGACTTTCGCCTACCCGGGCAAGATCATGGTGCAGATCGCGCAGATGCCCGACGGGCGCAACTACATGTGGGTGGCGCGCACTGTGGAGCGTCGCGCCCGCCGCTACGGGCAGCCCAGCAAGACCTTCGCCATCGGGTTGGGCTGCGAGCTGCGCCACGCCCACCGGCTGGTGTACAGCGAGGGGCTGGACCTGTCCGGGGAGAACGCCACACCGATCGGCGCGGGCTGCCGGGTGTGCGAGCGCGACGACTGCCCGCAGCGCGCCTTCCCGCCGATCGGCCGCGCGCTGGACCTCGACGAACACCGCAGCACGGTGTCGCCGTATCTGGTCAGGAAAAGCTGA
- a CDS encoding enoyl-CoA hydratase-related protein, translating to MTRRRTPRRRNPVTGWCGCGPLPVPVIAAVHGHALGAGLQLTLGADIRIVSPDARLGVFEVLWGLIPDMTGTQLLPDLIGRDKAKELTFTGRIVTGREAVDIGLATRVADDPRAEALAMAREIAQRSPDAVRAAKRLLDLAGRADLATGFAAELAEIGRLISSPNQVEAVAARLEQREPRFVDP from the coding sequence GTGACCCGCCGGCGGACTCCCCGGCGCAGAAACCCGGTCACCGGGTGGTGTGGGTGTGGGCCGCTGCCCGTCCCGGTGATCGCCGCGGTGCACGGCCATGCGCTGGGAGCGGGTCTGCAGTTGACCCTCGGTGCCGACATCAGGATCGTGAGCCCGGACGCGCGGCTGGGGGTCTTCGAGGTGCTGTGGGGCCTGATCCCGGACATGACCGGCACGCAACTGCTGCCGGATCTCATCGGGCGGGACAAGGCCAAGGAGCTGACCTTCACCGGGCGGATCGTGACGGGCCGGGAGGCGGTGGACATCGGGCTTGCCACCCGGGTGGCCGACGATCCGCGTGCCGAAGCGCTCGCCATGGCCCGCGAGATCGCCCAGCGCAGCCCGGATGCCGTCCGCGCCGCCAAACGGCTGCTCGACCTCGCCGGGCGCGCCGACCTGGCGACCGGGTTCGCCGCCGAACTGGCCGAGATCGGCCGGCTGATCTCCAGCCCGAATCAGGTCGAGGCGGTCGCCGCGCGCCTGGAGCAGCGCGAGCCCCGGTTCGTCGATCCGTGA
- a CDS encoding ATP-binding cassette domain-containing protein, translating to MVSAPSAELLGLTVDIATRDRRGPVVRVLDTVNLQVASGRVTALVGESGCGKSLAALALCGLLPPGSRVTGEIRIDGIPVGDERHWRRLRGAHIGYVPQSAATSFTPVRTVGRQLAEVCGRLRADRGVTELLAAVRLPADVAERYPHELSGGMAQRVAIAAALAGRPGLLIADEPTSALDPENSDGVWQLLGEAAAEGAGVLVITHELPGLLRSGVCDDIALMRSGTVLGQGTTAELAAAGGYAQRFFGKVIA from the coding sequence GTGGTGAGCGCACCCTCCGCCGAGCTGCTCGGCCTGACCGTCGACATCGCCACCCGCGACCGTCGCGGCCCGGTGGTGCGGGTGCTCGACACGGTGAATCTGCAGGTGGCCAGCGGCCGGGTCACCGCGCTGGTCGGCGAGTCCGGCTGCGGCAAATCCCTTGCGGCGCTCGCGCTGTGCGGACTGCTGCCACCCGGTTCGCGGGTGACGGGAGAGATTCGGATCGACGGGATCCCGGTGGGCGACGAACGGCACTGGCGCCGGTTGCGCGGCGCTCACATCGGCTATGTGCCGCAGTCGGCGGCCACCTCGTTCACCCCCGTGCGGACGGTCGGCCGCCAGCTGGCCGAGGTGTGCGGGCGGCTGCGGGCCGACCGCGGCGTCACCGAACTGCTCGCGGCGGTGCGGCTCCCCGCCGATGTCGCCGAGCGCTACCCGCACGAACTGTCCGGCGGCATGGCTCAGCGTGTCGCCATTGCCGCCGCCCTGGCCGGCCGCCCCGGCCTGCTCATCGCCGACGAACCCACCTCCGCGCTGGACCCGGAGAACAGCGACGGGGTGTGGCAGTTGCTCGGCGAGGCCGCCGCGGAAGGCGCTGGCGTGCTTGTCATCACCCACGAACTGCCGGGGCTACTGCGCTCCGGGGTCTGCGACGACATCGCGCTGATGCGGTCGGGAACCGTGCTCGGCCAGGGCACCACCGCGGAACTGGCCGCCGCCGGTGGCTACGCACAGCGCTTCTTCGGAAAGGTGATCGCATGA
- a CDS encoding IS110 family RNA-guided transposase, producing the protein MSEETAEIIYVGLDWAAATHAVCVLSAVGKILAQFMIDHTADGIATLIRKLSKFGDPADVHIGIERPNGRLVDLLLEAGHPVIPVSPNAIKTWRDGEVISGAKSDAGDALVIAEYLRLRHHRLRPAAPYSSSTKALRTVVRTRDDVVAMRVAATNQLSALLDDHWPGAKAIFADVESPISLAFLRRYPTAASAARLGEKRLAAFLVKHSYSGRRPVKELLTRLRSAPAGTTDPVLTIAVRDVVLALVSVIEALNSAGKALDRSVIARLGEHPDAEVFTSLPRSGQINAAQVLAEWGDSRAAYDGPDAVAALAGVTPVTKSSGKQHAVHFRWACNKRFRRALTTFADNSRHQSTWAADIYNRARARGHDHPHAVRILARAWIRVIYRCWHDQSPYDPARHGAVQKLHTAA; encoded by the coding sequence TTGTCCGAGGAAACCGCAGAAATCATCTACGTCGGGTTGGACTGGGCTGCCGCCACTCATGCCGTGTGCGTGCTGTCCGCAGTGGGAAAGATACTGGCGCAGTTCATGATTGACCATACTGCCGATGGCATCGCCACACTGATTCGCAAACTGTCCAAGTTCGGCGATCCCGCCGATGTGCACATCGGGATCGAACGACCCAATGGGCGGCTGGTCGACCTGCTGCTCGAAGCCGGCCACCCGGTCATCCCGGTATCCCCGAACGCCATCAAAACGTGGCGGGACGGCGAAGTCATCTCCGGCGCCAAGTCTGATGCCGGTGACGCCCTGGTGATCGCCGAATACCTGCGCTTGCGCCACCATCGACTGCGCCCCGCAGCCCCGTACAGTTCGTCGACCAAGGCGCTGCGCACGGTGGTCCGCACCCGCGACGACGTTGTCGCCATGCGGGTGGCGGCCACCAACCAACTCAGCGCCCTGCTCGATGATCACTGGCCTGGCGCCAAAGCGATCTTCGCCGACGTCGAATCTCCAATCAGCCTGGCGTTCCTGCGTCGCTATCCCACCGCGGCCAGCGCCGCTCGACTCGGAGAGAAACGCTTGGCTGCGTTCCTTGTCAAGCATTCCTATTCCGGTCGACGACCAGTCAAAGAACTGTTGACCCGGCTGCGCAGCGCACCCGCAGGCACCACCGATCCCGTCCTGACTATCGCCGTCCGCGACGTCGTGCTGGCCCTCGTCAGCGTCATCGAGGCGCTCAACAGCGCAGGCAAGGCCCTCGACCGATCCGTCATCGCCCGCCTCGGGGAGCACCCGGACGCCGAGGTCTTCACGTCGCTGCCAAGGTCGGGTCAGATCAACGCCGCCCAGGTGCTCGCCGAGTGGGGCGACTCCCGTGCAGCCTACGACGGTCCCGACGCCGTGGCCGCCCTGGCCGGGGTCACTCCCGTCACCAAATCTTCCGGCAAACAACACGCCGTGCACTTCCGCTGGGCATGCAACAAACGCTTCCGCCGAGCACTGACCACCTTCGCTGACAACAGCCGACACCAAAGCACTTGGGCAGCCGACATCTACAACCGAGCCCGCGCGCGCGGACACGACCACCCCCACGCCGTGCGAATCCTCGCCCGCGCCTGGATTCGCGTCATCTACCGCTGCTGGCACGACCAAAGCCCCTACGACCCCGCCCGGCACGGTGCCGTACAAAAACTGCACACCGCAGCATGA
- a CDS encoding carboxymuconolactone decarboxylase family protein, translating into MSATKPARIEPGGLRELGLLNWVIAKIGARAIRAPRFSLFHVLGQHRLLFLSWLPYSGILLGMMSKLPVQDIETVILRVAHLRNCEYELQQHRRRARSKGLDADLQARIFEGPDADGLTDRQRALITATDEFVVTRGVSPQTWAKLAQYLTRPQLIEFCMLAAQYDGLAATITTLGVPLDFPD; encoded by the coding sequence ATGAGCGCCACCAAGCCCGCGCGCATCGAGCCGGGCGGACTCCGGGAACTAGGCCTGCTGAACTGGGTCATCGCCAAGATCGGCGCACGCGCGATCCGGGCGCCGCGGTTCAGCCTGTTCCACGTGCTCGGTCAGCACCGGCTGCTGTTCCTGTCCTGGCTGCCCTACAGCGGGATCCTGCTGGGAATGATGAGCAAGCTGCCGGTGCAGGACATCGAGACGGTGATCCTGCGGGTCGCGCACCTGCGCAACTGCGAGTACGAACTGCAGCAGCACCGCCGCCGGGCCCGCAGCAAGGGCCTGGACGCCGACCTGCAGGCCAGGATCTTCGAGGGCCCCGACGCCGACGGGCTGACCGACCGGCAGCGCGCGCTGATCACCGCCACCGACGAGTTCGTCGTCACCCGCGGGGTGTCCCCGCAGACCTGGGCGAAGCTGGCGCAGTACCTGACCAGACCTCAGCTGATCGAGTTCTGCATGCTGGCCGCCCAGTACGACGGGCTGGCGGCGACGATCACCACCCTCGGGGTGCCGCTGGACTTCCCGGACTGA